The sequence below is a genomic window from Bactrocera neohumeralis isolate Rockhampton chromosome 4, APGP_CSIRO_Bneo_wtdbg2-racon-allhic-juicebox.fasta_v2, whole genome shotgun sequence.
AGTGGCGACGTTCACTCACCAAAAATGAGTTATTATTATCTTGTTGTTCTCTACTTTGTCTATGTATACTGCTGTAGCTTTGACGTTCACTAGGGAAAACCGAACTCGATGGCTCCTCGTGCAAGTTTAAAATACTCTTGCGATGAATTTTACCATTCGATGTAAGACTACCTATCTGATTGGAATCGTTAGAAATAGATTTTCGATGAAATACTGAGTTCGTAACGTTCGTATCGGCAGTGAAGTCGCTTCTTCGATGATGAAAATGTTTGGATACTGTAGCAGCTGAAGAACTAGATTTCGTTTTTGACGAGCAGCTTTCAACGGCTGTGGACTTTTGTTGAGTGGTATGTGTTTGATCTGACATAAATTTAGCCGATCCAGCAGCGTTTAGCTTTGCTGATGCGCTCTGCATTTCTCCAAACTTGCATTGGGTGGAGTGTGTTTGACCGGTGACTTCTCCCATTGTTGTACTGGATAATACTCTTTCAGAAGTGTTGCCAATTTTACTAGTTTTGAATTGTGCCGAGGAGGACTCATGCGACGAAGCGTTCATGCGGGTATcaatcattttattttcctttctaATACGATTTTCGGTCATAGAAATTGCCTCGTCGTGTTTATTTTCAACGTTTACAATGTTCTTAACATTGTTGGTCTTTGCAACATTCTCTATGACATTCACTCTCTCTTGTCGTTTAACATATTCTGTTTCTGGTTCTTTCTTAACCCGACCACCTATTACTGTAGTTACCTTTTTCGTCGATACTACTACTAAACCGTCAACGGGTTTATCCGAACTTACATTTGCGGCAGGAATTGCTTGTTTGCCAGAAACAAAGTTCATTTGATTAGTCGTTTTCAAAATGGCGTTATCCTCTCCAAGAGTTATAGATGATTTGTTATGAGAATACTTCGATCGGACAGCCTTTTGTACTACTTTAGTGCTGTCTAATCTTGAACTTTGCTTTTCATTGTAGTCATCTCTTCTGGAAACCTGAAGAGTGCCCTCTAGTTTGAGATTGTCTACTGGACGTTTTACAACCACCTTTTCAGTAgcagttttcaaaagtttagaATCGGTTCTATCTGTAGATGAAATATACATGTGTCCTTCTGGCCTAAGATTATCTTCCGGTTTTACTTGTTTTGGACGCTCAGCCGGCTGATATTGCTGTTTTTCCTTACTGTAGAAAGTGCCTTCAGGTTTAAGGTTATTACGTGGCACAATTTTGTCTGGTCTCTTAACACCCACGTGCTTTTCCGTCTCTGTAAAGGTCATCTCCCCCTCCATTCTTAAATTATCTTTGTGAATGACTCGTCTCACTTTTTCAGCCGGTTTAAATCCGGGTTTATCAGGAGTGTAAAATTCACCCTCCGTTCTTAAATTATCAGAGGGTACAACCTTTTCGGGCCTATTTACATACTGATACTGATTTTTCTCTGCAAACGTCATTTCTCCTTCCATGTGTAAATTATCTTTTCGGACAATGCGTTTTGTTTTCTCGGCGGGCTTGAATGATGTTTTCTCGGGTACGGTAAATTCACCCTCCACTTTTAAATTGTCTTTGGGTTTTTTCACTACAGGTCGTTCACCAGACTTGTATGAAGGCTTCTCCACTTTATAAAATTCGCCTTCAGGTCTTAGGTTATCTGTAGGTTTTATTTGATCCGGCTTTTTAACAAACTCATATTCCGTTTTCTCGGTAAATATAATTTCTCCTTCCGTACGAAGGTTGTCCTTTCTAATAATTCGCTCACTTTTTTCAGCAGGTCTAAACGCAATTTTTTCTGGTACATAAATGTTTCCCTCTGATTTGAGATTATCTTGTGGTTTTTTCGGAACAGGACGTTCGGCGGGTTTATACCCAGGTTTCTCTGGCTTATAAAATTCTCCCTCAGGCCGTAGATTATCTGCATGCTTTACTTGTGACGGTCGCTCACCGTGTCTGAATTTTGGTTTATCGGGAGAATAAAATTCTCCTTCAGGCTTCAAATTATCCTCCGGACGCTTCTGTACGGGACGTTCGGCTGGTTTATACCCAGGCTTCTCTGGTGTATAAAACTCTCCCTCAGGGCGTAGATTGTCTGCATGCTTTACTTGTGATGGACGCTCTCCGGGTTGGAATTTTGGTTTATCGGGAGAATAAAATTCTCCTTCGGGCTTCAAATTATCCTCCGGACGCTTCTGTACAGGACGTTCGGCTGGTTTATACCCTGGTTTCTCTGGTGTATAAAACTCTCCTTCAGGCCGTAGGTTATCTGCATGTTTTACTTGTGATGGCCGCTCTCCGGGTTGGAATTTTGGTTTATCGGGAGAATAAAATTCTCCTTCGGGCTTCAAATTATCTTCCGGACGCTTCTGTACAGGACGTTCCGCTGGTTTATACCCAGGCTTCTCTGGTGTATAAAACTCTCCCTCAGGGCGTAGATTGTCTGCATGCTTTACTTGTGATGGACGCTCTCCGGGTTGGAATTTTGGTTTATCAGGAGAATAAAATTCTCCTTCAGGCTTCAAATTATCCTCCGGACGCTTCTGTACGGGACGTTCGGCTGGTTTATACCCAGGTTTCTCTGGTGTATAAAACTCTCCCTCAGGGCGTAGATTGTCTGCATGCTTTACTTGTGATGGACGCTCTCCTGGTTGGAATTTTGGTTTATCGGGAGAATAAAATTCTCCTTCGGGCTTCAAATTATCCTCCGGACGCTTCTGTACAGGACGTTCGGCTGGTTTATACCCAGGTTTCTCTGGTGTATAAAATTCTCCCTCAGGCCGCAGGTTATCTGCATGCTTTACTTGTGATGGCCGCTCTCCGGGTTGGAATTTTGGTTTATCGGGAGAATAAAATTCTCCTTCAGGCTTCAAATTATCCTCCGGACGCTTCTGTACGGGACGTTCGGCTGGTTTATACCCAGGTTTCTCTGGTGTATAAAACTCTCCCTCAGGGCGTAGATTGTCTGCATGCTTTACTTGTGATGGACGCTCTCCTGGTTGGAATTTTGGTTTATCGGGAGAATAAAATTCTCCTTCGGGCTTCAAATTATCCTCCGGACGCTTCTGTACAGGACGTTCGGCTGGTTTATACCCAGGTTTCTCTGGTGTATAAAATTCTCCCTCAGGCCGTAGGTTATCTGCATGCTTTACTTGTGATGGACGCTCTCCTGGTTGGAATTTTGGTTTATCGGGAGAATAAAATTCTCCTTCAGGCTTCAAATTATCCTCTGGCCGCTTCTGTGTGGGACGTTCGGCCGGTTTATACCCAGGTTTCTGTGGAGTGTAAAATTCTCCTTCTGGCCGAAGATTGTCTACATGTTTCACTTGTGACGGCCGCTCGCCAGGTtggaattttggtttttctggGGTATAAAACTCTCCTTCTGGCTTTAAATTGTCTGTAGGCTTCACTTGCTCTGGCCTGCtaacaaattcatatttttcttttgtttcgaAAGTCATTTCACCTTCAGTGCGTAAGTTATCCTTCCTAATAATACGTTCGACTTTTTCTGCTGGCCTATAACCAGGCTTTCCAGGTGTGTAAAACTCGCCCTCAGGACGTAAGTTATCTTTTGGCTTCTTCTGAGTAGGTCGTTCGGCGGGTATGTAATCGGATTTTTCTGGAGAATAAAACTCGCCTTCTGTTCGAAGATTATCTTCAGGCTTCTTTTGTATTGGACGCTCTGCGGGCCTATAACTTGTTTTCTCAGGTATATAAAACTCACCTTCAGGCTTTAAGTTATCTTCGCGTCTAATAACTAACGGAGTCTCAGCTGCCTGATATTTTGGTTTTTCGGGAGTATAGAAATCACCCTCGGGTTTGAGATTATCAGTGGGTTTAATCTGATCAGGTCTAATGACAAACGTATATTCttcttttctttcaaaattcatttcacCTTCTGAGCGGAGATTGTCTTTCCTTATAATACGTTCAACCTTTTCAGCCGGTTTGTATACTAACTTCTCTGGTACTGTAAACGCACCTTCGGGTCTCAAGTTATCCTCAGGTTTAATTTGAGAAGGTCGTTCTGAAACTTGATACATTGGCTTTTCTGGAGTGTAAAATTCTCCCTCTGGTTTGAGGTTATCAATAGGTTTGACTTGCTCAGGTCTATTAACAAATTGATAATCTTCTTTTACTTCAAATATCATCTCCCCTTCAGTTCGCAAGTTATCTTTTCTTATTATTCGTTCTGTTCTTTCAGCTGGAGTGTAAGTGGTTTTCTCTGGAACAGTGAACTCTCCTTCAGGTCGTAAATTATCAAGAGGTTTTTTTTGAGTTGGCCTCTCCGCCGGCCGGTAACCAGGTTTTTCGGGTGTATAAAATTCACCTTCTGGTTTAAGGTTGTCTTCATGCTTGACTGGAGAAGGCCGATCTGCTGgaacaaaatcgactttttgtGGTTTATAAAACTCCCCGTCCGGTTTCAAATTATCTTCCCGTCTAATAATCAATGGCTTTTCGGCTGGCTGATACTTCGATTTTTCCGGAGCGTAGAATTCGCCTTCCGGTTTTAGATTATCAGTGGGTTTCAATTGCTCTGGCCTAACAACAAACTGATATTCTTCCTTCGTTTCAAAAGTCATCTCACCTTCTGAGCGCAAGTTATCCTTTCTAACAATACGTTCGACTTTTTCCGCTGGTTGGTAAGGTGTTTTCTGCGGAATAGTGAATTCACCTTCTGGTCTTAAATTGTCCTCAGGTTTCTTTGCAATAGGTCGGTCAGCGGACTGGTAGTCTGGTTTATCAGGAGCATAAAACTCTCCCTCCTGTCTCAAATTGTCTTGGGGTTTTTTCTGAGTTGGGCGTTCCGCAGGTTCAAAACCAGGTTTCTCGGGTGTATAGAATTCACCCTCCGGTTTTAAATTATCCTTATGTCGAATTTGCACTGGCTTTTCAGCAGGTTGGTATTTTGGTTTTTCTGGGGTATAGAATTCTCCTTCCGGTCTAAGATTATCTACCGGTTTGACTTGCTCTGGTCTATTTACAAATTGATATTCttctttcttttcaaaaataatttcccCTTCTGAGCGCAAGTTGTCTTTCCTTACTACACGAACAGTTTTTTCGGCgggtttatatatttctttttcggGAATCATGAACTCGCCTTCCGGTCTTAAGTTATCTTCAGGTTTCAATTGAGTAGGTCTTTCAGCAGCCTTAAATTCCTGCTTGTCTGGTACATAAAACTCACCTTCTGGACGCAAATTATCTTCTGGCCGCTTTTGAATTGGACGCTCTGCTGGTGTGAAACCTGGTTTTTGTGGAGTATAGAATTCGCCTTCGGGTTTTAAGTTATCTTCGTGTCTGATTTGTAAAGGTTTTTCAGCTGGCTTATATATTGATTTCTCTGGAGCATAAAACTCGCCTTCTGGCTTTAGATTATCAGTGGGTTTCACTTGATTGGGCCTAATAACAAACTGATATTCTTCTTTTGTTTCGAATGTCATTTCACCTTCTGTGCGTAAATTGTCCTTTCTAATAACACGTTCAATTTTTTCAGCAGGTTTATACATTTCTTTTTCCGGAACAAGAAACTCGCCTTCAGGTTTCAAATTATCTATAGGTTTCTTTTGCGTTGGACGTTCGGCGGGTTGATAAGTGGGTTTCTCGTGTTTATAGAACTCCCCTTCTGGTTTCAAATTGTCTTCTGGGCGTTTCTGAGTTGGACGTTCTGCTGGCCTATATCCAGGTTTTTCTGGAGTGTAAAATTCTCCCTCAGGGCGAAGGTTGTCCTCTGGTCTAACTTGTGTAGGACGTTCTCCTGGTTGAAACTTTGTTTTCTCTGGTGAATAGAAATCACCTTCTGGCTTCAAATTATCTTCCGGCCGTTTCTGAGTTGGACGTTCTGCTGGTCTAAATCCGGGCTTCTCAGGAGTGTAAAATTCGCCTTCGGGTCGCAAATTGTCAGCATGTCGTACTTGAGTGGGACGCTCTCCAGGTTGGAACTTAGGTTTCTCTGGTGAATAGAAATCACCTTCTGGCTTCAAATTATCCTCTGGCCGTTTCTGAGTTGGACGTTCTGCTGGCCTAAATCCAGTTTTTTCTGGAGTGTAAAATTCACCCTCAGGCCTAAGGTTGTCCTCTGGTCTAACTTGTGTGGGACGTTCTCCTGGTTGGAACTTTGTCTTCTCTGGTGTATAGAACTCGCCTTCTGGTCTCAAATTATCTTCCGGTTTCTTCTGAACTGGACGTTCAGCGGGTCTAAATCCAGGTTTTTCGGGAGTGTAAAATTCACCCTCAGGCCTAAGGTTGTCCTCTGGTCTAACTTGTGTGGGACGTTCTCCTGGTTGGAACTTTGTCTTCTCTGGTGTATAGAACTCGCCTTCTGGTCTCAAATTATCTTCTGGCTTCTTTTGAGTTGGACGTTCAGCTGGTCTAAATCCGGGCTTCTCAGGAGTGTAAAATTCGCCTTCGGGTTTCAAATTATCAGCATGTCGTACTTGTGTGGGGCGCTCTCCAGGTTGGAACTTTGGTTTCTCTGGTGAATAGAAATCACCTTCTGGTTTCAAATTATCCTCTGGCCGTTTCTGAGTTGGACGTTCTGCTGGCCTATATCCAGGTTTTTCTGGAGTGTAAAATTCACCCTCAGGCCGAAGGTTGTCCTCTGGTCTAACTTGTGTAGGACGTTCTCCTGGTTgaaactttgttttttctggTGCATAAAACTCTCCTTCTGGTCTCAAATTATCTTCTGGCTTCTTTTGAGTTGGACGTTCAGCTGGTCTAAATCCGGGCTTCTCAGGAGTGTAAAATTCGCCTTCGGGTCGCAAATTATCAGCATGTCGTACTTGAGTGGGACGCTCTCCAGGTTGGAACTTAGGTTTCTCTGGTGAATAGAAATCACCTTCTGGCTTCAAATTATCCTCTGGCCGTTTCTGAGTTGGACGTTCTGCTGGCCTAAATCCAGTTTTTTCTGGAGTGTAAAATTCACCCTCAGGCCTAAGGTTGTCCTCTGGTCTAACTTGTGTGGGACGTTCTCCTGGTTGGAACTTTGTCTTCTCTGGTGTATAGAACTCGCCTTCTGGTCTCAAATTATCTTCCGGTTTCTTCTGAACTGGACGTTCAGCGGGTCTAAATCCAGGTTTTTCGGGAGTGTAAAATTCACCCTCAGGCCTAAGGTTGTCCTCTGGTCTAACTTGTGTGGGACGTTCTCCTGGTTGGAACTTTGTCTTCTCTGGTGTATAGAACTCGCCTTCTGGTCTCAAATTATCTTCTGGTTTCTTTTGAGTTGGACGTTCAGCTGGTCTAAATCCGGGCTTCTCAGGAGTGTAAAATTCGCCTTCGGGTTTCAAATTATCAGCATGTCGTACTTGTGTGGGGCGCTCTCCAGGTTGGAACTTTGGTTTCTCTGGTGAATAGAAATCACCTTCTGGTTTCAAATTATCCTCTGGCCGTTTCTGAGTTGGACGTTCTGCTGGCCTATATCCAGGTTTTTCTGGAGTGTAAAATTCACCCTCAGGCCGAAGGTTGTCCTCTGGTCTAACTTGTGTAGGACGTTCTCCTGGTTgaaactttgttttttctggTGCATAAAACTCTCCTTCTGGTCTCAAATTATCTTCTGGCTTCTTTTGAGTTGGACGTTCAGCTGGTCTAAATCCGGGCTTCTCAGGAGTGTAAAATTCGCCTTCGGGTCGCAAATTATCAGCATGTCGTACTTGTGTGGGACGCTCTCCAGGTTGGAACTTTGGTTTCTCTGGTGAATAGAAATCACCTTCTGGTTTCAAATTGTCTTCTGGCTTCTTTTGAGTTGGACGTTCAGCGGGTCTAAACCCATGTTTTTCAGGAGTGTAAAACTCACCCTCAGGCCGAAGGTTGTCCTCTGGTCTAACTTGTGTGGGACGTTCCCCTGGTTgaaactttgttttttctggTGCATAAAACTCTCCTTCTGGTCTCAAATTATCTTCTGGCTTCTTTTGAGTTGGACGTTCAGCTGGTCTAAATCCGGGCTTCTCAGGAGTGTAAAATTCGCCTTCGGGTTTCAAATTATCAGCATGTCGTACTTGTGTGGGGCGCTCTCCAGGTTGGAACTTTGGTTTCTCTGGTGAATAGAAATCACCTTCTGGTTTCAAATTATCCTCTGGCCGTTTCTGAGTTGGACGTTCTGCTGGCCTATATCCAGGTTTTTCTGGAGTGTAAAATTCACCCTCAGGCCGAAGGTTGTCCTCTGGTCTAACTTGTGTAGGACGTTCTCCTGGTTgaaactttgttttttctggTGCATAAAACTCTCCTTCTGGTCTCAAATTATCTTCTGGCTTCTTTTGAGTTGGACGTTCAGCTGGTCTAAATCCGGGCTTCTCAGGAGTGTAAAATTCGCCTTCGGGTCGCAAATTATCAGCATGTCGTACTTGTGTGGGACGCTCTCCAGGTTGGAACTTTGGTTTCTCTGGTGAATAGAAATCACCTTCTGGTTTCAAATTGTCTTCTGGCTTCTTTTGAGTTGGACGTTCAGCGGGTCTAAACCCATGTTTTTCAGGAGTGTAAAACTCACCCTCAGGCCGAAGGTTGTCCTCTGGTCTAACTTGTGTGGGACGTTCCCCTGGTTgaaactttgttttttctggTGCATAAAACTCTCCTTCTGGTCTCAAATTATCTTCTGGCTTCTTTTGAGTTGGACGTTCAGCTGGTCTAAATCCGGGCTTCTCAGGAGTGTAAAATTCACCCTCAGGCCTAAGGTTGTCCTCTGGTCTAACTTGTGTAGGACGTTCTCCTGGTTGATACTTTGATTTTTCTGGTGTATAGAACTCGCCTTCTGGTCTCAAATTATCTTCTGGCTTCTTTTGAGTTGGACGTTCAGCTGGTCTAAATCCGGGCTTCTCAGGAGTGTAAAATTCGCCTTCGGGTCGCAAGTTGTCAGCATGTCTAACTTGTGTGGGACGCTCTCCAGGTTGGAACTTTGGTTTCTCTGGTGAATAGAACTCGCCTTCTGGTCTCAAATTATCTTCTGGCTTTTTCTGAGTTGGACGTTCAGCTGGTCTAAACCCAGGTTTTTCAGGAGTGTAAAACTCACCCTCAGGCCTAAGGTTGTCCTCTGGTCTAACTTGTGTAGGACGTTCTCCTGGTTGGAACTTTGACTTTTCTGGTGTATAGAACTCGCCTTCTGGTCTCAAATTATCTTCTGGTTTCTTCTGAACTGGACGTTCAGCAGGCCTAAATCCAGGTTTTTCGGGAGTGTAAAATTCACCCTCAGGGCGAAGGTTGTCCCCTGGTCTAACTTGTGTTGGACGTTCTCCTGGTTGAAACTGTGCCTTTTCGGGTGTATAGAACTCGCCTTCTGGTCTCAAATTATCTTCTGGCTTCTTCTGAACTGGACGTTCAGCAGGCCTAAATCCAGGTTTTTCTGGAGTGTAAAACTCGCCTTCTGGTTGCAAATTGTCAGCATGTCTTACTTGCGTGGGACGCTCTCCTGGTTGGAATTTTATCTTCTCTGGTTTATAGAATTCTCCTTCTGGTTTCAAATTGTCTTCTGGTTTCGTTTGTGTAGGACGTTCAGCAGGTCTAAATCCGGGTTTTTCAGGCGTATAAAACTCTCCTTCCGATTTAAGATTATCAATTGGTTTGATTTGTTCCGGCCTACTCACAAATGTGTATTCTTCTTTTACGTCAAATATCATTTCTCCTTCTGTTTTGAGATTGTCTTTTCTTATTACTCGTGTTGTCTGTTCCGCTGGTGCATACGAGATCTTTTCCGGCACTATGAATTCACCTTCAGGGCGGAGATTGTCCTCTGGTTTCTTTTGTAACGGGCGTTCTGTTGATTGATAGACTGGTTTGTCGGGAGTGTAGAAATCTCCTTCCGGTTTTAGGTTgtctttatatttaatttgagtAGGTTTTTCTGCTGGAACatacgttgttttttctggcaTATAAAATTCACCTTCAGATTTGAGGTTATCAGTGGGTTTGACTGGCAGAGGCCTTATTACATATTGATATTCCTCTTTTTCCGTAAATGTCATTTCTCCTTCACTGCGCAAGTTGTCTTTTCTAATTATGCGTTCCGTTCTTTCAGCCGGTTGGAATGGAATTTTTTCGGGAACTATAAATTCTCCCTCAGGTTTCAAATTGTCCTCGGGTTTTATTAAAGTGACTTGCTCGTCAATGTCGTACAAAAGTTTTAATCGAGATTCTTCGAGATCCTTTTTAGACCAAGTGTTGGACCTTATTCGCGTTTGAGATTCGTCCAGCAAAtctattaattaacaaaaaacgcagttcttaatttaaacaaaggatatattgtatatactataGACTTTACCTATAGTCTCTATTATAGCATCCGTCTTCTTAACGCTTGAAGCACAATGGTGGCGACTGAAAtgagcatacatatatgatattttgatataaaatgcTAATTTAAAGCCAATTATAAAGAACCAACATTTCTAAAAGCTAATTATTTATATTGCTTACCCGCAAGTGCAGAT
It includes:
- the LOC126756767 gene encoding uncharacterized protein LOC126756767 isoform X13; its protein translation is MVSKGSKKKQQQISVSDSKNAASTSSTTSSSSKTVVHTAGTEAASTSSSAVGVTSTSSPTWTKTSQTLQKSESAASNKSMLATTHSGTQSQLQSTLFKSSSSSSSHTESRSEQKQRRQQIEQQQQQQQEQLYEIVSDVGSIGGGQSAPIASIMSDTLKSTKASSSSSSFQQKSEYYEEISNDFSNAKIISSIDLLESDKKEPVFSVPIDVIEIVGSGSSSIGSNYNKAYLSSSQSQTGIMTSTSSSNFAHIESASSSSKVIDGGITITDMSTENSKSISSTSNTAKSGKVTSTNVEMTSSSNKFLTNDVNNSSTEVNSYTSYSTIDGKAINGATTPVIAPLITSPAKTQQTSTAFTKSTQRAIDDDSHSITSTAHSEITSQGDSTSLTETAKNLKSDVVVSGSSRQLASNVTNKSTKKSSIIEQNISEQTIEESSLKKSKSTSKKEVYDVKTKRWTELNEKTGTGATNKKQPTIERYVSRESDGTYKITYKKKIFDQRANKWKIVEEKTVDSAHDTHYPEIVDDVINTTTTTYTTKVYDTKTGEWKIVEEKSFVDSKAFVPNDIVREIEKDNTDVANITTTTEVTKIFDASLNDWRVLDEKTHTDVIERIVETPKKTIYIDEFVEIEKNVQITEDSENITNERTNTSKRKDITTNIYDEVDDVKREKLTTSDSRIRGVDKKETFGSKHTDMCICEICTCGRHHCASSVKKTDAIIETIDLLDESQTRIRSNTWSKKDLEESRLKLLYDIDEQVTLIKPEDNLKPEGEFIVPEKIPFQPAERTERIIRKDNLRSEGEMTFTEKEEYQYVIRPLPVKPTDNLKSEGEFYMPEKTTYVPAEKPTQIKYKDNLKPEGDFYTPDKPVYQSTERPLQKKPEDNLRPEGEFIVPEKISYAPAEQTTRVIRKDNLKTEGEMIFDVKEEYTFVSRPEQIKPIDNLKSEGEFYTPEKPGFRPAERPTQKKPEDNLRPEGEFYSPEKPKFQPGERPTQVRHADNLRPEGEFYTPEKPGFRPAERPTQKKPEDNLRPEGEFYTPEKSKYQPGERPTQVRPEDNLRPEGEFYTPEKPGFRPAERPTQKKPEDNLRPEGEFYAPEKTKFQPGERPTQVRPEDNLRPEGEFYTPEKHGFRPAERPTQKKPEDNLKPEGDFYSPEKPKFQPGERPTQVRHADNLRPEGEFYTPEKPGFRPAERPTQKKPEDNLRPEGEFYAPEKTKFQPGERPTQVRPEDNLRPEGEFYTPEKPGYRPAERPTQKRPEDNLKPEGDFYSPEKPKFQPGERPTQVRHADNLKPEGEFYTPEKPGFRPAERPTQKKPEDNLRPEGEFYAPEKTKFQPGERPTQVRPEDNLRPEGEFYTPEKHGFRPAERPTQKKPEDNLKPEGDFYSPEKPKFQPGERPTQVRHADNLRPEGEFYTPEKPGFRPAERPTQKKPEDNLRPEGEFYAPEKTKFQPGERPTQVRPEDNLRPEGEFYTPEKPGYRPAERPTQKRPEDNLKPEGEFYTPEKTKFQPGERPTQVRPEDNLRPEGEFYTPEKPGFRPAERPVQKKPEDNLRPEGEFYTPEKTKFQPGERPTQVRPEDNLRPEGEFYTPEKPGFRPAERPTQKKPEDNLRPEGEFYAPEKTKFQPGERPTQVRPEDNLRPEGEFYTPEKPGYRPAERPTQKRPEDNLKPEGDFYSPEKPKFQPGERPTQVRHADNLKPEGEFYTPEKPGFRPAERPTQKKPEDNLRPEGEFYTPEKTKFQPGERPTQVRPEDNLRPEGEFYTPEKPGFRPAERPVQKKPEDNLRPEGEFYTPEKTKFQPGERPTQVRPEDNLRPEGEFYTPEKTGFRPAERPTQKRPEDNLKPEGDFYSPEKPKFQPGERPTQVRHADNLRPEGEFYTPEKPGFRPAERPTQKRPEDNLKPEGDFYSPEKTKFQPGERPTQVRPEDNLRPEGEFYTPEKPGYRPAERPTQKRPEDNLKPEGEFYKHEKPTYQPAERPTQKKPIDNLKPEGEFLVPEKEMYKPAEKIERVIRKDNLRTEGEMTFETKEEYQFVIRPNQVKPTDNLKPEGEFYAPEKSIYKPAEKPLQIRHEDNLKPEGEFYTPQKPGFTPAERPIQKRPEDNLRPEGEFYVPDKQEFKAAERPTQLKPEDNLRPEGEFMIPEKEIYKPAEKTVRVVRKDNLRSEGEIIFEKKEEYQFVNRPEQVKPVDNLRPEGEFYTPEKPKYQPAEKPVQIRHKDNLKPEGEFYTPEKPGFEPAERPTQKKPQDNLRQEGEFYAPDKPDYQSADRPIAKKPEDNLRPEGEFTIPQKTPYQPAEKVERIVRKDNLRSEGEMTFETKEEYQFVVRPEQLKPTDNLKPEGEFYAPEKSKYQPAEKPLIIRREDNLKPDGEFYKPQKVDFVPADRPSPVKHEDNLKPEGEFYTPEKPGYRPAERPTQKKPLDNLRPEGEFTVPEKTTYTPAERTERIIRKDNLRTEGEMIFEVKEDYQFVNRPEQVKPIDNLKPEGEFYTPEKPMYQVSERPSQIKPEDNLRPEGAFTVPEKLVYKPAEKVERIIRKDNLRSEGEMNFERKEEYTFVIRPDQIKPTDNLKPEGDFYTPEKPKYQAAETPLVIRREDNLKPEGEFYIPEKTSYRPAERPIQKKPEDNLRTEGEFYSPEKSDYIPAERPTQKKPKDNLRPEGEFYTPGKPGYRPAEKVERIIRKDNLRTEGEMTFETKEKYEFVSRPEQVKPTDNLKPEGEFYTPEKPKFQPGERPSQVKHVDNLRPEGEFYTPQKPGYKPAERPVQKRPEDNLKPEGEFYSPDKPKFQPGERPSQVKHADNLRPEGEFYTPEKPGYKPAERPVQKRPEDNLKPEGEFYSPDKPKFQPGERPSQVKHADNLRPEGEFYTPEKPGYKPAERPVQKRPEDNLKPEGEFYSPDKPKFQPGERPSQVKHADNLRPEGEFYTPEKPGYKPAERPVQKRPEDNLKPEGEFYSPDKPKFQPGERPSQVKHADNLRPEGEFYTPEKPGYKPAERPVQKRPEDNLKPEGEFYSPDKPKFQPGERPSQVKHADNLRPEGEFYTPEKPGYKPAERPVQKRPEDNLKPEGEFYSPDKPKFQPGERPSQVKHADNLRPEGEFYTPEKPGYKPAERPVQKRPEDNLKPEGEFYSPDKPKFRHGERPSQVKHADNLRPEGEFYKPEKPGYKPAERPVPKKPQDNLKSEGNIYVPEKIAFRPAEKSERIIRKDNLRTEGEIIFTEKTEYEFVKKPDQIKPTDNLRPEGEFYKVEKPSYKSGERPVVKKPKDNLKVEGEFTVPEKTSFKPAEKTKRIVRKDNLHMEGEMTFAEKNQYQYVNRPEKVVPSDNLRTEGEFYTPDKPGFKPAEKVRRVIHKDNLRMEGEMTFTETEKHVGVKRPDKIVPRNNLKPEGTFYSKEKQQYQPAERPKQVKPEDNLRPEGHMYISSTDRTDSKLLKTATEKVVVKRPVDNLKLEGTLQVSRRDDYNEKQSSRLDSTKVVQKAVRSKYSHNKSSITLGEDNAILKTTNQMNFVSGKQAIPAANVSSDKPVDGLVVVSTKKVTTVIGGRVKKEPETEYVKRQERVNVIENVAKTNNVKNIVNVENKHDEAISMTENRIRKENKMIDTRMNASSHESSSAQFKTSKIGNTSERVLSSTTMGEVTGQTHSTQCKFGEMQSASAKLNAAGSAKFMSDQTHTTQQKSTAVESCSSKTKSSSSAATVSKHFHHRRSDFTADTNVTNSVFHRKSISNDSNQIGSLTSNGKIHRKSILNLHEEPSSSVFPSERQSYSSIHRQSREQQDNNNSFLVSERRHFNTLSQSQSRDQTSKSCNVHKTSSSSGIEFPSYSKHSERTVSRRNVNQSSISLGIDGASSTTLYRSEYKTVPSTTCAIHKIKEGAFQHTRNTNEHKFFKTVKN